Proteins from a single region of Bactrocera neohumeralis isolate Rockhampton unplaced genomic scaffold, APGP_CSIRO_Bneo_wtdbg2-racon-allhic-juicebox.fasta_v2 cluster10, whole genome shotgun sequence:
- the LOC126765586 gene encoding uncharacterized protein LOC126765586, with protein sequence LGEKENIWRIQVYWVQQTNKRFSTWILSIKPSEIVVPSPSSGGHSDIIQKLNAIETRLTAIEKSLTDKMPEKAEVQAQSKLLRECRVIAAKTHHSISRITGDLEDEHYVELASKLPMSSEEHVRFVEDKLSQKESTDAMMRLILKSKGAKGSVDGVLRGLFSDDVMYHYNLEGRKEKKPLLKLKCVGLVFDIFPDKDKSSICGELRRFVALSHHRFKQKKHKLRAKLI encoded by the exons CTaggagaaaaag aaaacATTTGGAGGATTCAAGTATATTGggtacaacaaacaaataagaga ttttcgacGTGGATCCTATCAATCA AACCATCAGAAATTGTGGTACCGTCACCATCGTCTGGCGGCCATTCAG ataTAATCCAGAAGCTGAATGCTATTGAGACCCGTCTCACTGCCATTGAGAAGTCCCTAACAGACAAA atGCCAGAGAAGGCCGAGGTGCAGGCGCAAAGTAAATTATTGCGCGAATGCCGCGTCATAGCGGCAAAGACGCaccattcaattagccgcatcaccggtgatttggaggacgagcattacgtggagctcgctTCGAAACTGCCCATGTCATCGGAAGAGCACGTGCGCTTCGTGGAAGACAAACTTTCCCAAAAGGAAAGCACGGATGCTAtg atgcgGCTAATATTGAAATCAAAAGGCGCAAAAGGCAGTGTGGACGGCGTACTTCGTGGTTTGTTTTCAGACGATGTAATGTACCATTACAATTTAGAGGGGCGCAAGGAGAAGAAACCCCTACTAAAACTAAAGTGCGTAGGGTTAGTTTTTG atatatttcctGACAAGGATAAAAGCAGTATATGTGGGGAGCTCCGGAGATTTGTGGCCTTAAGCCACCATCGTTTTAAACAGAAGAAACATAAACTAAGGGCTAAACtaatataa